One Janthinobacterium sp. TB1-E2 genomic region harbors:
- a CDS encoding ABC transporter permease subunit, with protein MALLDFDAKKNPAKAYAGMLGLAALLMVFPFFAAQFGNSWVRIIDMALLYIMLALGLNIVVGFAGLLDLGYIAFYAVGAYLTALLASPQFAILLESVVNQYPVLGEALVQLMGPEIRENGIHLSIWIIVPLAAAVAGLFGALLGAPTLKLRGDYLAIVTLGFGEIIRIFMNNLNDPINFTNGPQGINLIDPIRIFGVNLAGEAGTNSTVTVAGFSMPSVNAYYFLFLFLCIAVVFVTKRLQHSRLGRAWVAIREDEIAAKAMGINTRNVKLLAFSMGASFGGVAGAMFASFQGFVSPESFSLTESIAVLAMVVLGGIGHIPGVILGGVILASIPEVLRHVVEPAQQALFGHVVIEAEVLRQLLYGLAMVLIMLNRPAGLWPSPKHEDRPDHDVDQPNKSTGVVSA; from the coding sequence ATGGCACTACTCGATTTCGACGCAAAAAAGAATCCCGCCAAGGCCTACGCCGGCATGCTGGGCCTGGCCGCGCTGCTGATGGTGTTCCCGTTTTTTGCCGCCCAGTTCGGCAACTCGTGGGTACGCATCATCGACATGGCCTTGCTGTACATCATGCTGGCCCTGGGCTTGAACATCGTCGTCGGCTTTGCCGGCCTGCTCGACCTCGGCTACATCGCCTTCTACGCCGTGGGCGCCTACCTGACGGCCCTGCTGGCGTCGCCCCAGTTCGCCATCCTGCTCGAATCGGTGGTGAATCAATATCCGGTGCTGGGCGAAGCCCTGGTGCAGCTGATGGGGCCGGAAATCCGCGAAAACGGCATCCATTTGTCGATCTGGATCATCGTGCCCTTGGCCGCAGCGGTGGCTGGCCTGTTCGGCGCCCTGCTGGGCGCGCCCACCTTGAAGCTGCGCGGCGACTACCTGGCCATCGTGACCCTGGGCTTTGGCGAGATCATCCGCATCTTCATGAATAACTTGAACGACCCGATCAATTTCACGAACGGGCCGCAAGGCATCAATCTGATCGACCCGATCCGCATCTTTGGCGTCAACCTGGCGGGCGAGGCGGGCACCAACAGCACCGTGACGGTGGCCGGTTTTTCCATGCCGTCCGTGAACGCCTATTACTTTTTGTTCCTCTTCCTGTGCATCGCCGTCGTGTTCGTCACCAAGCGGCTCCAGCATTCGCGCCTGGGCCGCGCCTGGGTCGCCATCCGCGAAGACGAGATCGCCGCCAAGGCCATGGGCATCAATACGCGCAACGTGAAATTGCTGGCCTTTTCCATGGGTGCCTCGTTCGGCGGCGTGGCGGGCGCCATGTTTGCCTCCTTCCAGGGTTTTGTCTCGCCGGAATCGTTTTCCCTGACGGAATCGATCGCCGTGCTGGCCATGGTGGTGCTGGGCGGCATCGGCCATATCCCCGGCGTGATCCTCGGCGGCGTGATCCTCGCCTCGATACCGGAAGTGCTGCGCCACGTGGTGGAACCGGCCCAGCAGGCGCTGTTCGGCCACGTGGTGATCGAGGCGGAAGTGCTGCGCCAGTTGCTGTATGGCCTGGCCATGGTGTTGATCATGCTCAACCGTCCTGCCGGCCTGTGGCCATCGCCGAAGCACGAAGACCGGCCCGACCACGACGTCGACCAGCCGAACAAATCCA
- a CDS encoding branched-chain amino acid ABC transporter permease gives MDTFIQQIINGLVLGSMYALVALGYTMVYGVLNLINFAHGDVLMIGAMVGLTILKLLGIYVPDWPGYLKLATAILGAIPICILVNIIIERVAYRRLRNAPRLAPLITAIGVSILLQTFAMMIWTRNPLPFPQLLSTDPINIGGAVISQTQVLLLALAALSMGGLVLLVEKTRMGRAMRATAENPRVAGLMGVDSDKVIVATFAIGAALAAVAGVMWGANYASIQFSMGAIPGLKAFCAAVLGGIGNIYGAMLGGILLGIIESLGAGYIGDITGGFLGSHYQDIFAFVVLIIVLTLRPSGIMGERVADRA, from the coding sequence ATGGATACATTCATCCAGCAGATCATTAACGGCTTGGTGTTGGGCAGCATGTATGCCTTAGTCGCCCTCGGTTACACCATGGTGTACGGCGTGCTGAACCTGATCAACTTCGCCCACGGCGACGTGCTCATGATCGGCGCCATGGTGGGCTTGACCATTCTCAAGCTGCTGGGCATCTATGTGCCCGACTGGCCCGGCTATCTGAAGCTGGCCACCGCCATCCTCGGCGCCATTCCCATCTGTATTCTGGTGAACATCATCATTGAGCGGGTCGCCTACCGCCGCCTGCGCAACGCCCCCCGCCTCGCCCCCCTGATTACCGCCATCGGCGTCTCCATCCTGCTGCAAACCTTCGCCATGATGATCTGGACGCGCAATCCCTTGCCCTTCCCGCAATTGCTGTCGACCGACCCCATCAACATAGGCGGCGCCGTGATTTCGCAAACGCAAGTGTTGCTGCTGGCCCTGGCCGCGCTGTCGATGGGCGGACTGGTGTTGCTGGTGGAAAAAACCCGCATGGGCCGCGCCATGCGCGCCACGGCGGAAAACCCCCGCGTGGCAGGGCTGATGGGCGTCGATTCCGACAAGGTCATCGTGGCCACCTTTGCCATCGGCGCCGCGCTGGCGGCCGTGGCCGGCGTGATGTGGGGCGCCAACTATGCCTCCATTCAATTTTCCATGGGCGCCATCCCCGGCCTGAAAGCGTTTTGCGCGGCGGTGCTGGGCGGCATCGGTAATATCTACGGCGCCATGCTGGGTGGTATCTTGCTGGGCATTATCGAGAGCCTGGGCGCCGGCTATATCGGCGACATCACGGGCGGCTTCCTGGGCAGCCACTACCAGGATATCTTTGCCTTCGTCGTGCTGATCATCGTGCTGACCCTGCGCCCGTCCGGCATCATGGGCGAACGCGTGGCCGACCGTGCCTGA
- the ispH gene encoding 4-hydroxy-3-methylbut-2-enyl diphosphate reductase yields MDKELLLAQPRGFCAGVDRAIEIVERALQQFGAPIYVRHEIVHNAYVVADLRNKGAIFIDDLDDVPAGNTLVFSAHGVSKAVRAEAESRGLSIFDATCPLVTKVHMEVGKMRREGREIIMIGHDGHPEVEGTMGQADMGMHLVETLDDVAKLQVANPESLAYVSQTTLSVDDTSDIIAALKAKYPNIAEPKKGDICYATTNRQEAVKFMAPLVEVVIVVGSPNSSNSNRLREVADKMGTPAYMVDNASQIDPAWLEGKLRVGVTAGASAPEVLVQAVIDRLKECGVKSVRPLDGVQEAVTFPMPKGLDGIKRDVA; encoded by the coding sequence ATGGATAAAGAACTGTTACTGGCCCAGCCCCGCGGTTTTTGCGCTGGCGTCGACCGGGCGATTGAAATCGTCGAACGCGCCTTGCAGCAATTTGGCGCACCGATCTATGTGCGCCATGAAATCGTCCACAACGCCTATGTGGTGGCCGATTTGCGCAACAAGGGCGCCATTTTCATCGACGACCTCGATGACGTGCCTGCCGGCAATACGCTCGTGTTTTCCGCCCATGGCGTGTCGAAAGCCGTGCGGGCCGAGGCGGAATCGCGCGGCCTGAGCATTTTTGATGCGACTTGCCCGCTGGTCACCAAGGTGCACATGGAAGTGGGCAAGATGCGCCGCGAAGGCCGCGAGATCATCATGATCGGCCACGATGGCCATCCCGAGGTCGAGGGCACGATGGGCCAGGCCGATATGGGCATGCATCTGGTGGAAACGCTCGACGATGTGGCGAAATTGCAGGTCGCCAATCCGGAGAGCCTGGCCTATGTTTCGCAAACAACGTTGTCAGTTGACGACACCAGCGACATTATTGCGGCTTTGAAAGCGAAATATCCGAATATCGCCGAGCCGAAAAAAGGCGACATCTGCTACGCCACCACGAACCGCCAGGAAGCCGTGAAATTCATGGCGCCGCTGGTGGAAGTGGTGATCGTCGTGGGCAGCCCGAACAGCTCGAATTCGAACCGCCTGCGCGAAGTGGCAGACAAGATGGGCACGCCTGCCTACATGGTCGACAATGCCTCGCAGATCGACCCGGCGTGGCTGGAAGGCAAGCTGCGCGTGGGTGTCACGGCTGGCGCCTCGGCGCCCGAGGTGCTGGTGCAGGCCGTCATCGACCGCTTGAAAGAGTGCGGCGTGAAGAGCGTGCGCCCGCTTGACGGCGTGCAGGAAGCCGTCACGTTCCCGATGCCGAAAGGCCTCGACGGCATCAAGCGCGACGTCGCCTGA
- a CDS encoding FKBP-type peptidyl-prolyl cis-trans isomerase, protein MSNEQPAVVTEAAYLTLHYRLATVDGTDIVTTFSGNPATLMLGQGQLAPFLEQRLLGLPEGTHQTFELAAGEGFGERNPELVQSVSRATLDENSVPGADYKIGDLVDFAAPGGGRFAGVLREMRDDSALFDFNHPLAGQPLRFEVKLISVL, encoded by the coding sequence ATGTCCAACGAGCAACCAGCAGTCGTCACCGAAGCGGCTTACCTCACCCTGCATTATCGTCTTGCTACTGTTGACGGTACTGACATTGTCACGACCTTCAGCGGCAATCCCGCGACCTTGATGCTGGGACAGGGCCAACTGGCGCCATTCCTCGAGCAGCGTCTGCTGGGCTTGCCTGAAGGCACGCACCAGACGTTCGAGCTGGCTGCGGGCGAAGGCTTTGGCGAGCGCAATCCGGAGCTGGTGCAGTCCGTCTCGCGCGCGACCCTGGACGAAAACTCCGTGCCGGGCGCCGACTACAAGATCGGCGACCTGGTCGACTTCGCCGCGCCGGGCGGCGGCCGCTTTGCCGGCGTGCTGCGCGAAATGCGTGACGATTCGGCCCTGTTCGACTTCAACCATCCGCTGGCCGGCCAGCCGCTGCGTTTTGAAGTCAAGCTCATTTCGGTCCTGTAA
- a CDS encoding LamG-like jellyroll fold domain-containing protein produces MQRRGVRALNSMSSTCFTGVVMPYIKVINGVMQEFNAAGVNTGKVSGIGLNAHAYLEHRNWSVTAPLAPDPKYPDYSTDFPYLAANGFKYLQVMLAPFKGKDGYWNWGEVVGEPKFASDNTLTDVNIKDSYWLAITALLDCALANGIGIIACPFWNPYAVPQLVGEAGAAGATKDEQAAAARVALVNPQSKTRRYMRAFAQAFAQHYSNHAGIAAWMAAQELMGVTGISLTATREIIQETAQLLRANDGLARMISSGNAGIAHTSPRQGSLQQYIAETLPFVNPDPVDCLCENLFPGNEYVSSALGDSADLPADFVSSSLSYLQVMQRAAHTLGKPYYLGSFCLSKKQELALQDTERQDNLHALLSAIRRTGVQLACYWDWNGGKPMEDDGLNLVETPAYSNGRKAVWDALRGEDAMRPAPPKPCFGVTKTLQFQPGLMLTVPSSVRYESADFSLSYCIRQQAFSSTVGQAQAFVAHQADKKGWALFKQDIKTFLSMWNSVGTGVNSHGHGLQVDIANRWFRCTYTVKHDGSISLYVDDFLMYQSNKMTNPFVQAAGTPLVIGHPVHALEQGTPAWQLSDVILYDRVLTPKEVYDYGQYGIVNRPVGRWKLDGNLEDSSGFGNHASTPGGLTYVNVG; encoded by the coding sequence TTGCAGCGACGGGGAGTCAGGGCCCTGAACTCAATGTCTTCCACTTGTTTTACAGGAGTCGTCATGCCGTACATCAAAGTTATCAATGGAGTCATGCAAGAGTTCAACGCCGCCGGCGTCAATACGGGCAAGGTCAGCGGCATCGGCCTCAATGCGCATGCGTATCTGGAACACCGTAACTGGAGCGTTACCGCACCGCTCGCTCCGGACCCGAAGTATCCCGATTACAGCACCGATTTTCCGTATCTTGCCGCCAACGGCTTCAAGTACCTTCAGGTGATGCTGGCGCCTTTCAAGGGCAAGGATGGCTATTGGAACTGGGGCGAAGTTGTTGGTGAGCCAAAGTTCGCAAGCGACAACACGCTAACCGATGTGAATATCAAAGATTCGTACTGGCTTGCCATAACGGCGCTGCTCGATTGCGCGCTGGCCAATGGCATCGGCATCATCGCCTGCCCATTCTGGAATCCCTACGCCGTGCCGCAGTTGGTGGGGGAGGCGGGCGCTGCGGGCGCTACAAAAGACGAGCAGGCCGCGGCTGCGCGGGTCGCACTGGTCAATCCACAGTCGAAAACGCGCCGCTACATGCGTGCCTTTGCGCAGGCTTTTGCGCAGCACTACAGCAACCACGCCGGCATCGCCGCCTGGATGGCCGCACAGGAACTGATGGGCGTGACCGGGATCAGCTTGACCGCTACGCGGGAAATCATCCAGGAGACGGCGCAATTGCTGCGCGCCAACGATGGTCTGGCGCGCATGATTTCTTCCGGTAATGCCGGCATTGCCCATACTTCGCCTCGTCAAGGTTCCTTGCAGCAATATATTGCGGAAACCCTGCCATTCGTGAATCCGGACCCGGTCGACTGTCTTTGTGAAAACCTGTTCCCGGGTAATGAATATGTGAGCAGCGCCCTGGGTGACAGCGCGGATTTGCCGGCCGACTTCGTCTCGTCTTCGCTCTCTTACCTGCAAGTGATGCAGCGTGCCGCACATACCTTGGGCAAGCCGTATTACCTTGGCAGCTTTTGCCTGTCGAAAAAACAGGAGCTGGCGTTGCAAGATACCGAACGGCAAGACAACTTGCATGCGTTGCTGAGCGCCATACGCCGTACGGGCGTGCAATTGGCATGCTATTGGGACTGGAATGGGGGAAAACCCATGGAGGACGACGGACTGAACCTGGTCGAGACGCCGGCCTACAGCAACGGACGCAAGGCTGTCTGGGACGCCTTGCGCGGCGAAGATGCCATGCGTCCGGCGCCGCCCAAGCCCTGCTTCGGCGTGACGAAGACCTTGCAATTTCAGCCTGGTCTGATGCTCACCGTGCCTTCGTCCGTGCGCTACGAGAGTGCGGATTTTTCACTGTCGTATTGTATCCGGCAGCAGGCTTTCTCCTCGACCGTTGGTCAGGCGCAGGCTTTTGTCGCGCATCAGGCGGACAAGAAAGGATGGGCGCTGTTCAAGCAGGATATCAAGACGTTCCTGTCCATGTGGAACAGTGTTGGTACGGGCGTCAATAGCCATGGCCACGGCCTGCAGGTGGATATTGCCAACCGCTGGTTTCGCTGCACCTATACTGTCAAGCATGACGGGAGCATCAGCCTGTACGTCGATGATTTCCTGATGTACCAGAGCAACAAGATGACAAATCCATTCGTGCAGGCCGCCGGCACCCCCCTTGTGATCGGCCACCCCGTGCATGCGCTGGAGCAGGGCACGCCCGCCTGGCAGTTGTCGGACGTCATCCTGTACGACCGCGTGCTGACGCCCAAGGAAGTGTATGACTATGGCCAGTACGGCATCGTGAACCGGCCTGTGGGGCGCTGGAAGCTGGACGGCAACCTGGAAGACAGCTCGGGCTTCGGCAATCACGCGAGCACGCCTGGCGGGTTGACGTACGTCAACGTCGGATAA
- the radC gene encoding RadC family protein yields the protein MGIKDWPAGERPRERLIEDGAQSLSDAELLAVFLRTGVRGKSAVELARDTVEHFGSLRGLFGASLVSFSAVHGMGSAKFAQLQAVLELARRAIIEDLQAGQALNSPHAVKDYLRLTLGNLAHEAFHVLFLDVKNRLITIQEMFRGTLTHTSVYPREVVKQALLHNAATVMLAHNHPSGTPEPSESDLLLTRALVQALSLVDVRILDHFIVAGRQVHSFAEHGQI from the coding sequence ATGGGCATCAAGGATTGGCCAGCCGGCGAACGGCCGCGCGAACGCCTGATCGAGGATGGCGCACAATCGCTGTCGGACGCTGAATTGCTGGCCGTCTTCCTGCGCACTGGCGTGCGCGGCAAGAGCGCCGTGGAGCTGGCGCGCGATACGGTCGAGCACTTCGGCTCCTTGCGGGGCCTGTTTGGCGCCAGCCTCGTGAGTTTTTCCGCCGTGCACGGCATGGGCAGCGCCAAGTTCGCCCAGCTGCAAGCGGTGCTGGAACTGGCGCGGCGCGCCATCATCGAAGACTTGCAGGCGGGCCAGGCCCTCAATTCGCCGCACGCGGTCAAAGACTATTTACGCCTGACTCTGGGCAACCTGGCGCATGAAGCGTTTCACGTGTTGTTTTTGGACGTCAAGAACCGGCTGATCACGATCCAGGAAATGTTTCGCGGCACCCTCACCCACACCAGCGTGTATCCGCGCGAAGTGGTCAAGCAGGCGCTGCTGCACAACGCGGCCACCGTCATGCTGGCGCACAACCACCCGTCCGGCACACCGGAGCCCAGCGAATCGGATCTGCTGCTCACGCGCGCGCTGGTGCAAGCCTTGTCGCTGGTGGATGTGCGCATCCTCGACCATTTCATCGTGGCCGGGCGGCAAGTGCATTCGTTTGCGGAACATGGGCAAATCTAG
- the rpmB gene encoding 50S ribosomal protein L28, which yields MARVCQVTGKKPMVGNNVSHANNKTKRRFLPNLQNRRIFVESENRWVSLRLSNAGLRVIDKVGIDAVLVDMRARGEKV from the coding sequence ATGGCACGTGTTTGCCAAGTCACTGGGAAGAAGCCGATGGTCGGCAACAATGTTTCCCATGCAAACAACAAAACCAAACGTCGTTTTTTGCCTAACTTGCAGAATCGTCGTATTTTTGTTGAATCTGAAAACCGCTGGGTCTCCCTGCGTTTGTCCAACGCCGGTCTGCGCGTCATCGATAAAGTCGGCATCGACGCCGTATTGGTCGATATGCGCGCTCGTGGCGAAAAAGTCTAA
- the rpmG gene encoding 50S ribosomal protein L33: MAKSGRDKIKLESTAGTGHFYTTTKNKRTTPAKMEIMKFDPKARKHVTYKETKIK, encoded by the coding sequence ATGGCAAAATCAGGCCGCGACAAAATCAAGTTAGAATCGACCGCCGGTACGGGTCACTTCTACACGACCACCAAAAACAAGCGTACGACGCCTGCGAAAATGGAGATCATGAAATTCGATCCTAAAGCACGCAAGCACGTCACGTACAAAGAAACCAAAATCAAGTAA
- a CDS encoding DesA family fatty acid desaturase — protein sequence MATGITDLSAWQVFLYTMVVTHITIASVTIYLHRHQAHRALELHALPSHFFRFWLWLTTGQVTKEWAAIHRKHHAKCDTEEDPHSPVTRGIKKVFWEGAELYRAESKNMETMAKYGHGTPTDWIERNLYTKYSWLGVVILFFVNFALFGVIGISVWAVQMMWIPITAAGIINGIGHYWGYRNYDCADAATNIIPFGILIGGEELHNNHHTYATSAKLSSKWYEIDIGWAYIRALEMLGLAKVKKLAPEPKFSHGKLEADFETLQSVIANRYDVMAKYAKSIKHAWKEELEHLKHKAELEKRFLKSSRKLMQREPGKLADAHHEQLSELFQHSKALETMHHMRVELGAIWERSHFTREQLLQKLQDWCTRAEASGIKSLQDFSLRLRSYA from the coding sequence ATGGCAACTGGCATTACCGATCTGTCCGCATGGCAAGTTTTCCTGTACACCATGGTGGTCACCCACATCACGATCGCCAGCGTCACGATTTACCTGCACCGCCACCAGGCCCACCGGGCGCTGGAATTGCATGCGCTGCCCAGCCATTTCTTCCGTTTCTGGCTGTGGCTGACGACGGGCCAGGTCACCAAGGAGTGGGCCGCCATCCACCGCAAGCACCATGCCAAGTGTGATACGGAAGAAGATCCGCACAGCCCCGTGACGCGCGGCATCAAGAAAGTGTTCTGGGAAGGCGCCGAGCTGTACCGCGCTGAATCGAAGAACATGGAAACCATGGCCAAGTACGGCCACGGCACGCCGACGGACTGGATCGAGCGCAATCTGTACACCAAATACAGCTGGCTGGGCGTGGTCATCCTGTTCTTCGTGAACTTCGCCCTGTTCGGCGTGATCGGCATTTCCGTGTGGGCCGTGCAAATGATGTGGATCCCGATCACGGCGGCAGGCATCATCAACGGCATCGGCCACTACTGGGGCTACCGCAACTACGACTGCGCCGACGCGGCCACCAATATCATTCCCTTCGGCATCTTGATCGGCGGCGAAGAGTTGCACAACAACCACCATACGTATGCGACGTCGGCCAAGCTGTCGTCGAAATGGTATGAAATCGATATCGGCTGGGCATATATCCGCGCGCTGGAAATGCTGGGCCTGGCCAAGGTGAAAAAACTGGCGCCGGAACCGAAGTTCTCGCACGGCAAGCTGGAAGCGGACTTCGAGACCTTGCAGTCCGTCATCGCCAACCGCTATGACGTGATGGCCAAGTATGCGAAATCGATCAAGCATGCCTGGAAAGAAGAACTGGAACACCTGAAGCACAAGGCCGAGCTGGAAAAGCGCTTCCTGAAATCGTCACGCAAGCTGATGCAGCGCGAACCGGGCAAACTGGCCGATGCGCATCACGAACAGTTGTCGGAACTGTTCCAGCACAGCAAGGCGCTGGAAACCATGCACCACATGCGCGTGGAGCTGGGCGCCATCTGGGAGCGTTCGCACTTTACGCGCGAGCAATTGCTGCAAAAGCTGCAAGACTGGTGCACGCGCGCCGAAGCGTCGGGCATCAAGTCGCTGCAAGACTTTTCCTTGCGCCTGCGCAGCTATGCATAA
- a CDS encoding mechanosensitive ion channel family protein: protein MNETPLLNLITDFVDDFRQPAILWQALVIVACLALSWLLVRQLRVFLHQRAEAAATPATPETLQRTDSFIRILTPVLAAMLLGIAQHFLAKFQSVNLLSIAIPLCTSMALVRFGFYVLRRIFARHGDISPTMLLLEKIFTIVVWAGMALYITGLWPELHTFLESIVVPLGRNKVSVAAILQAAISVAVLLVLAMWAGTSLDERLMKMQGLHTSLRVVLSRMGRAVLILVSVLVSLSLVGIDLTVLSVFGGAFGVALGFGLQKIAANFVSGFIILLDRSLTIGDMITVGQFTGKVTQINTRYTVLLGGDGVESIVPNEMLISGGVQNMSLSNRMVWLSTAVSVGYETDLDVIFPLLEEATAKVPRVSQSNPPSATLVRFGADGLDVQIGFWIADPENGTGGVKSNVNRAIWRTLQEHKVTVPFPQRELRIVGTPPAPLASAADGESAPSGTQP from the coding sequence ATGAATGAAACCCCGCTGCTCAACCTGATCACTGACTTTGTCGACGATTTCCGTCAACCGGCCATCCTGTGGCAGGCGCTGGTCATCGTTGCCTGCCTGGCCCTGAGCTGGCTGCTGGTGCGGCAGTTGCGCGTGTTCCTGCACCAGCGGGCCGAGGCGGCCGCCACGCCGGCCACGCCGGAAACCCTGCAGCGCACCGATAGCTTTATCCGCATCCTGACGCCCGTGCTGGCGGCCATGCTGCTGGGCATTGCGCAGCATTTCCTGGCCAAGTTCCAGTCGGTGAATCTGCTCAGCATCGCCATCCCCCTGTGCACGTCGATGGCGCTGGTGCGCTTCGGTTTTTACGTGCTGCGCCGCATTTTTGCCCGCCATGGCGATATCAGCCCCACCATGTTGCTGCTGGAAAAGATCTTCACGATCGTTGTATGGGCCGGCATGGCCCTGTACATCACGGGCCTGTGGCCGGAGCTGCATACTTTCCTGGAAAGCATCGTCGTGCCGCTGGGACGCAACAAGGTGTCCGTGGCTGCTATCTTGCAAGCCGCTATTTCCGTGGCCGTGCTGCTGGTGCTGGCCATGTGGGCCGGCACTTCGCTCGACGAGCGCCTGATGAAAATGCAGGGCCTGCACACCTCCTTGCGCGTGGTGCTGTCGCGCATGGGCCGCGCCGTGCTGATCCTTGTTTCCGTGCTGGTCAGCCTGTCGCTGGTGGGCATCGACCTGACGGTGCTGTCCGTGTTTGGCGGCGCCTTCGGCGTGGCGCTGGGCTTTGGCTTGCAAAAGATCGCCGCGAACTTCGTCTCCGGTTTCATCATCCTGCTCGACCGCAGCCTTACCATCGGCGACATGATCACGGTCGGTCAATTTACGGGCAAGGTCACGCAGATCAATACGCGCTATACTGTGTTATTGGGTGGCGATGGGGTTGAATCCATCGTGCCCAATGAAATGCTGATTTCCGGCGGCGTGCAGAACATGTCGCTGAGCAACCGCATGGTCTGGCTGTCGACGGCCGTGTCGGTGGGTTACGAAACGGACCTGGACGTCATCTTCCCCTTGCTGGAAGAGGCGACCGCCAAGGTGCCGCGTGTGTCGCAAAGCAATCCGCCATCGGCTACCCTCGTGCGTTTCGGCGCCGACGGCCTCGATGTGCAGATCGGCTTCTGGATCGCGGATCCGGAAAACGGCACGGGCGGCGTGAAGTCGAATGTGAACCGCGCCATCTGGCGCACCTTGCAGGAACATAAGGTCACTGTACCGTTTCCGCAACGCGAATTGCGTATTGTTGGTACGCCTCCTGCCCCGCTCGCCAGCGCGGCAGACGGTGAGTCCGCGCCATCCGGCACCCAGCCTTAA
- a CDS encoding RsmB/NOP family class I SAM-dependent RNA methyltransferase has product MRLPPAILANAEEVLREILRFTAPADTTLSRYFRDHPRLGSRERGAIAEGIYAVLRNKSFFTDFAEAGSGPTMRRLTILGLAEAVGADSLGGLTEEEVEWLERITQIDRSLMPSNMRANMPTWLFDKLIAQFGEAETMKLADALNAPAPLDLRVNSLKATRDDVMLALAEAPILSTPTPFAPLGLRVIKKPSLQNLPLFQSGAIEVQDEGSQILSQIVGAKRGEMVVDFCAGAGGKTLALGALMRNTGRLYAFDVSEKRLAKLKPRMARSGLSNVHPVQIAHERDAKIKRLAGKIDRVLVDAPCSGLGTLRRNPDVKWRQQPNSIVELQAKQAAILAGAARLVKGGGRLVYATCSFLNEENDFIAEQFLAAHPDFTLVPMNKVLAEQKIELEMGDYLKLLPHLHQTDGFFAAVFERKVMPKKVYADEKPADDVDAEQAE; this is encoded by the coding sequence ATGAGATTGCCACCAGCGATACTTGCCAATGCTGAAGAAGTATTGCGCGAAATTTTACGTTTCACGGCCCCGGCCGACACCACCCTGTCGCGCTATTTCCGCGACCATCCGCGCCTCGGTTCGCGCGAACGCGGCGCCATCGCCGAAGGCATTTATGCCGTGCTGCGCAACAAATCGTTCTTCACGGACTTCGCCGAAGCGGGCAGTGGCCCGACCATGCGCCGCTTGACCATCCTTGGCCTGGCCGAAGCCGTCGGTGCGGACTCCTTGGGCGGCCTGACGGAAGAAGAAGTGGAGTGGCTGGAACGCATCACGCAGATCGACCGCAGCCTGATGCCGTCGAACATGCGTGCCAACATGCCGACCTGGCTGTTCGACAAGCTGATCGCCCAGTTCGGCGAAGCGGAAACCATGAAGCTGGCCGATGCGCTGAACGCGCCGGCGCCGCTGGACTTGCGCGTGAACTCGCTCAAGGCCACGCGTGACGACGTGATGCTGGCCCTGGCCGAAGCGCCGATCCTCAGCACGCCGACGCCGTTCGCGCCGCTGGGTTTACGCGTGATCAAGAAGCCATCGTTGCAAAACCTGCCATTGTTCCAGAGCGGCGCCATCGAAGTGCAGGATGAAGGCAGCCAGATCCTGTCGCAAATCGTCGGCGCCAAGCGCGGCGAGATGGTCGTCGATTTCTGTGCCGGCGCGGGCGGCAAGACGCTCGCATTGGGCGCGCTGATGCGCAACACGGGCCGTTTGTACGCATTCGACGTGTCGGAAAAACGCCTGGCCAAGCTGAAGCCGCGCATGGCCCGCAGCGGCCTGTCGAACGTGCATCCGGTGCAGATCGCGCATGAGCGCGATGCCAAGATCAAGCGCCTGGCCGGTAAGATCGACCGCGTGCTGGTCGATGCCCCATGTAGCGGCCTGGGCACCCTGCGCCGCAATCCGGACGTGAAATGGCGCCAGCAGCCGAACTCGATCGTCGAGCTGCAAGCCAAGCAGGCAGCCATCCTGGCCGGCGCGGCGCGCCTCGTCAAGGGCGGCGGCCGTCTGGTGTACGCCACCTGCAGCTTCCTGAATGAAGAAAACGATTTTATCGCTGAGCAATTCCTGGCGGCCCATCCGGACTTCACCCTGGTGCCGATGAACAAGGTGCTGGCCGAACAGAAGATCGAGCTGGAAATGGGCGACTACCTGAAATTGTTACCGCACTTGCACCAGACCGACGGTTTCTTCGCCGCCGTGTTCGAGCGCAAGGTCATGCCGAAAAAAGTCTACGCCGATGAAAAACCGGCCGACGACGTTGACGCTGAGCAAGCTGAATAA